The Cloeon dipterum chromosome 3, ieCloDipt1.1, whole genome shotgun sequence genome includes a region encoding these proteins:
- the nan gene encoding transient receptor potential cation channel subfamily V member 5: MGNTESNVTSGVKKQAGGALQEVYKLVDLKGGGLLVELMKRATQTKQYAELDHAIKTKVEPYLYNKGEGRKIPISQIVLLRNKERSKSRLLPPLRGFDDPEEYDIDKHAHLTADLEDLKDPTKYRDVCWDVNKRGAVGETALHLCLLHATALHADLAKRLLRFYPKLINDVYMNDEYYGENVLHIAIVNEDPAMVKFLLDSNVDFHERCYGAFMSPEDQKGSRGDSLDHEWVDCNPLTNYDGYVYWGEYPLSFAACLGQEECYRLILARGANPNNQDSNGNTVLHMLVVYQKVETFDMAYEAGADINIKNSLNLTPLTLAAKLAKTEIFFHILNIQREIYWQIGSITCAAYPLALIDTIDIKTGNICKDSALNLVVFGERDEHLDLMEGMLVDLLHAKWNTFVKARFYRQFIMFFFYFLFSLFCFTLRPGPPPITPKAPAPTPLAAPNFTDYDYPSSGVLDATLFDSGPTATTNWTALAENRTSFVNKSSSADYDGFRSFGNFSRGLWGGMANIDYQECRLLDLSKWQAKVRVVCEIAMEIGAILYIIAALREARFLGRRMFLENLMTAPSRVLFLGSCILMMIMPWVRSLCLTQDEDIMAVVIMVTTAPYFLFFCRGFKTVGPFVVMIYRMLKGDLIRFVSIYLVFVMGFSQAYYIIFLSYEMQSANPLPNPIESIMAMFLMSLTSFGDYYPQFEKTTHETGSKFMFVLFMAIVAILLVNMLIAMMGNTYQKIAETKNEWQRQWARIVLVVERGVPPAERLKSLMDYSQPMADGRRALVLRLNQSEDDKEEMKEILEMKRIHDRMVKRRLLREQMRKDEAAGIVGVKKPDPYSTTKKKKPPPKRY, encoded by the exons ATGGGTAATACGGAGAGCAATGTGACCAGCGGAGTCAAGAAGCAGGCCGGAGGCGCCTTGCAGGAGGTCTACAAGCTCGTCGACCTCAAGG GTGGAGGGCTGTTAGTGGAATTGATGAAACGAGCGACGCAGACGAAACAGTACGCTGAGCTCGACCACGCAATAAAAACGAAAGTTGAGCCTTATTTGTACAACAAGGGCGAAGGCAGAAAGATTCCAATTTCGCAAATCGTCCTGCTTCGCAACAAGGAACGCTCCAAATCGAGACTA CTGCCTCCTTTGCGAGGCTTCGACGACCCAGAGGAATATGACATTGACAAACACGCCCATTTGACAGCCGACCTGGAAGATTTGAAAG ACCCAACAAAATACAGAGACGTATGCTGGGACGTCAACAAAAGAGGAGCAGTCGGCGAGACGGCTTTGCATTTGTGCCTCTTGCACGCGACGGCCTTGCATGCCGACTTAGCCAAACGCCTTCTCAGATTTTATCCCAAGCTGATCAATGACGTCTACATGAACGACGAATACTACG GCGAAAATGTGCTACACATCGCCATCGTAAACGAAGATCCGGCAATGGTAAAATTCCTATTGGACAGCAATGTGGACTTTCACGAGCGATGCTACGGAGCTTTCATGTCCCCCGAGGACCAAAAAGGTTCCAGAGGAGACTCTCTAGATCACGAATGG gtgGACTGCAACCCTTTGACGAATTACGACGGCTACGTCTACTGGGGCGAGTACCCTTTGAGTTTCGCCGCGTGTCTCGGCCAGGAGGAGTGCTACAGGCTGATTCTGGCCCGCGGCGCCAACCCAAACAACCAGGACAGCAACGGAAACACCGTCTTGCACATGCTCGTCGTTTATCAAAAAGTG GAAACTTTTGATATGGCATACGAAGCGGGCGCAGACATCAACATAAAAAACAGCCTGAACCTGACCCCACTGACCCTGGCCGCGAAATTGGCCAAAACAGAAATTTTCTTCCACATTTTGAACATTCAGCGAGAAATCTATTGGCAAATCGGCAGCATCACGTGCGCCGCATACCCTCTGGCGCTAATCGACACGATAGACATCAAGACTGGAAATATTTGCAAAGATTCAGCGCTGAATCTTGTTGTTTTCGGT GAAAGAGACGAGCATTTAGACTTGATGGAAGGAATGTTAGTCGATCTCTTGCACGCAAAATGGAACACGTTCGTCAAAGCACG ATTCTACCGGCAGTTCATAATGTTCTTTTTCTACTTCCTCTTTTCGCTCTTCTGCTTCACGCTTCGGCCCGGTCCACCGCCGATTACTCCAAAGGCGCCGGCGCCCACCCCTCTGGCCGCCCCAAATTTCACCGACTACGATTATCCCTCGTCTGGGGTGTTGGACGCAACCCTCTTCGACTCAGGACCGACAGCTACCACGAATTGGACTGCCCTTGCGGAGAATAGAACTTCTTTTGTCAACAAATCAA GTTCGGCGGACTACGATGGCTTCCGCAGCTTTGGCAATTTCTCGCGCGGATTGTGGGGAGGAATGGCAAACATTGACTATCAAGAGTGTCGGCTTTTGGATTTGAGCAAATGGCAAGCGAAGGTCAGAGTGGTCTGCGAAATCGCCATGGAGATTGGCGCAATTCTCTACATCATCGCGGCCCTCAGAGAGGCCAGGTTTTTGGGCAGAAGaatgtttttggaaaatttg atgacGGCGCCGTCAAGGGTCTTGTTTCTCGGCTCCTGCATTTTAATGATGATAATGCCGTGGGTTCGCTCGCTTTGCCTGACGCAAGACGAGGACATTATGGCGGTGGTTATCATGGTCACCACAGCACCCTactttctctttttctgcAG agGTTTTAAAACTGTTGGGCCTTTCGTTGTGATGATCTACCGCATGTTGAAGGGAGACTTGATCAGATTCGTTTCGATCTATCTCGTTTTCGTCATGGGCTTTTCGCAAG CTTactacataatatttttgtcatacGAGATGCAGAGTGCAAACCCCCTTCCGAACCCGATAGAGTCTATAATGGCAATGTTTTTGATGTCCCTGACCAGTTTCGGCGACTACTACCCGCAGTTTGAGAAAACGACGCACGAAACTGGCTcgaaa TTCATGTTCGTTCTTTTCATGGCGATTGTGGCGATTCTTCTGGTCAACATGTTGATCGCCATGATGGGAAACACGTACCAAAAAATCGCCGAAACAAAAAACGAGTGGCAGAgacaa TGGGCGAGAATTGTGCTGGTGGTTGAGAGAGGAGTGCCTCCAGCGGAAAGACTAAAGTCGCTGATGGACTATTCGCAGCCAATGGCTGACGGCCGGAGAGCTTTGGTCCTGCGACTGAACCAATCg GAGGATGACAAGGAGGAAATGAAAGAGATCTTGGAGATGAAGCGAATTCACGACCGGATGGTGAAGAGGCGCCTGTTGCGGGAACAAATGCGAAAAGATGAAGCAGCTGGTATCGTAGGGGTCAAGAAGCCTGACCCCTATTCAACcacaaagaagaaaaagccACCTCCGAAACGATACTGA